AATTTCCTGTCGCAGCGGAGTTGATAAACTGCGAGCCGCCCCAAGATGTCAATGCATCGACAAAAACATACAAAGCTTCCGGCGCTTCGCCTCGACCGAAACACTGATCAATCACTTGAATCGCATTTTGCTCGTGAAACTTCGGATTAAAATAATAAGGCGCATTGCCGGTGAAACCGCTAAGCACAACAACGACAGGCCACGGTCCCTCAGAGCGAGGAACTAAAAGAGCGTTGTAGCGAGTTGTTGGATCTTTTAAAGGATTGTTTTTAAGAAGAGCACTTTCAATTTTCAGAGTTTCAATTTGAAAGTGCTCAACATCATAAGCGCGAAAATTTTTTAAGATCTCTGTTGTTTTCATGAAGAAAAGTCTGGCATCTTCACAGAGATCTATCAAACACTATTGAACAGGAAGCTTGACGATCTTTCCTAGCTCCAATGTTTTCGTGACAGAGCCAAGATATTTCATATTCGCATCCGTATTAGCCACAGCGTGCTCTGTGAAGGTCACCATGTGCGTGGATTCAAAGTAGCGTCCTGTTCCGGCAGAGCGGAAGCCCACAAAGAAAGTGTAATCCGAAGCGCCTTCCATCCAACCTCCACGGCCAAAAGAAGTGCGGATGATTTCTGTCACCTCAACAGCGCCGCAACCATCGATCCATCCATCAGGAGTGGCGCTGATTTTCTGACAGTGTTCCATTTCCAAGGTTTGTTTAAGCAAACTCAAGCGCGATTGCGGATCATCTAAAAGCATATTGATGAACTGAGGATTTTCAGCGCCATCCAGGTAGGCAGCGGCTTGCGTTCCATCTTTGTCCTCCGTTTCAATGCTGACGATAGCTTTATTGCTGTTTACTTTTTGAAAATCGCGAACGTCATCGGCATGCGCGGAAAGAGTGACAAAAACAGAAAGGACGAGGCCAAGGATCTTATACATATGAGAAACTCCTGATTTTGGAAGTGGTAATAGCCTTACTTTTAGGCAAAGCGCTTCTACCAAAGAACTGGAGCAAAGACGTTATAAATAAGTATAATGTTCCTTAAATTATTGAAATCAGTTAAGAATGCTCGATTTTCGTGGGCAGGGCCGGGAAGGGCTGAAACTCTTCTAACTCCTTAAAAAAGCTTGCTTTTACCTGTCAATCGACCTAAAACGATGAGTCCGTAATTATGACTGTCTAAGGCAATGGTTAAGAGCTGTCCCTATCGGGAGAGACGCCTTATCGGTGGAAGGTATTACTATGAAAATGCGCACACACTCAGGCGCTAAAAAACGTTTGAAAGTTCTTTCAAGCGGTAAAGTTAAAAAGAAAAGCACTCGCATGCGTCACTTGAACTCTCACATGAGCTCTAAGACGAAAAGACAACTAGGTAAAACATCATACGTTGAAGACGCGAACATGCTACAAGTTCGTCGTTGCTTGGTATTCTAGTTTTAAAAATTAAAGAAATTAATTGTCTTTCGGTGCCCGGCAAAGTCCGTGGCGTAATAGAGGTTTAAAATGGCTCGTGTAAAATCTGGTAAAACAAATCGTGCTCGTCACAAAAAAGTTCTTAAAAGAGCAAAAGGTTACTACAGCGCTGGTTCTCGCGCGTACATCCACGCGGTAGAGAAAAACGACCGTGGTATGGCATATGCTTACCGCGACCGTAAAGTTAACAAACGTAACTTCCGCACATTGTGGAACCAACGTATCAATGCAGCAGCTCGTTTGAACGGAACTACATATTCTCGTTTGATCGGTGGCTTGATTAAAGCTGGCATCCAAGTAGATCGTAAAATCTTGGCTGACCTTGCTATCAACGACGCAGCAGCATTCACTGCACTTTGCAAACACGCGTTGGCCTAAAGACAACGCCAACTTAACAGTTTGGCGTAGGCCATAAGCTCTGTTTGAAGGAGCAGCCATGAGCGAGTCTAACTCCCAGTTTGAACAAAGAAAGCGCGATCATATCAGGATTGCGCTGGATCCAAGGTCTCAGACCGATGGACAAAATGGATTAGACTCGATCGAATTGATTCATGAGGCTCTGCCTGAAATGGATTTTAAAGAGGTCGATATTTCGACCTCTTTTGTTTTTAATGGGGATGCAATTCCTCTTTCTTCTCCGATCTTTATTTCCTCTATGACAGCGGGTCATGAAAAGGGCCGCGAAATCAATGAAGCTTTAGCCAGACTCAGCGACCGCCGCCAAATCTTGATGGGCGTGGGATCACAACGTCGTGAGCTGGAAGATTCCAATGCTGCTGAAGAGTGGGCTCGCGTGCGCAAACAAGCGCCGAAAGCAAAACTTCTTGGAAATATTGGAATCGCTCAGCTGATTAAATCTCCGATAGATAAAGTTCGCCGTCTTGTCGACTCAACAGAGGCTGTGGCATTGTTTGTTCACCTCAATCCTTTGCAGGAAGTTCTGCAACCTGAAGGAACTCGCGATTTCAAGAATGGTCTTAATGCCATCGAAAATCTTGTGAAGATGGTGAATGTTCCTGTTGTCGTGAAAGAAGTCGGTTGCGGGTTTTCAAAAGAAACTCTGAAACGACTTGAAGGCACGGGGATTTTTGCCGTGGATGTGAGTGGCAAAGGCGGAACGCATTGGGGCCGTGTTGAAGGCTATCGCTCTCAAGAATCTGAGATGCTTTACAAAGTGGCTCAGACTTTTTCGAATTGGGGTATTAGCACTGTACAATCGATACTCAATGCGAAGGAAGCTCGTGTGCCCTATGAAATCTGGGCTTCTGGCGGCGTAAGAAATGGTCTAGAAATTGGTAAGTTATGTGCCTTGGGGGCTGCGAAAGTCGGAGTGGCAAAACCATTCTTAGAAGCAGCTTTAAATGGGGACGGAGCTTTGGAAGAGCTTCTTAATAAACTCGAACTTGAACTGAAGATCACGATGTTCTGTACCGGTTCAAGAACGCTGAAGGATCTTCAGACGAAGAGGGTGACACAATGACAAAACAACTCCATGACATCTTCAAAGGTTTCTCAAAACTTTCCCGCGAGGAAAGACTTAAAGCTCTGATGGAAGTCGGCGTACTTCATGATTCAGACGTGGACTACATCGCTAAAGGCGGTCTTCGTGACACGGCTTTGGGCGAAAAGTTTATTGAAAACGTGATTGGCTACTTCCAACTTCCTCTGGGAGTTGCAACAAACTTCCGTATTGATGGTAAAGACTTTGTCATCCCTATGGCGGTCGAAGAAACTTCGATCGTGGCTGCAGTTTGTAAGTCGGCGAAATGGATTCGTGAATCAGGCTCTATCACAACGGAAGTTGTGGGAACTGAAATCATTGGTCAAATTCAATGTGCGAAAATTAAAGATTACGCGACATTTGAAACACAAATCTTAGCGCAGAAAAACTATCTTATTGAAATCTCCAACCGTGAAGTGGCGTTCGGACTTGTTCGTCGTGGCGGCGGAGTGCGCGATATTCAAGTGCGCCGTGTGCCTCGCGGTGATGGCACCGACATGGCGGTGGTTCACGTTTTGATGGACCCTTGCGACGCTATGGGTGCAAACATCATGAATCAGGTTTGTGAATACTTAAAAGAGCCGATTGAGACATTCACAGGTGAAAAGGTCACAATGTGCATCCTTTCAAATCTTGTGGATTCTAAAATCACTCGTGCGATCGTTCACATCACAGACATCGATCCTGAATTGGCCGAAAAAATTGAAGAAGCTTCTTTGTTTGCGCAGCAAGACCCGTATCGTGCGGCAACAAACAATAAAGGCGTCTTAAATGGTATCGACCCAATTTTGATCGCAACCGGCAATGACTGGCGTGCGGTTGAGGCGGGTATTCACGCTTATGCGGCTCGTGACGGTCAATACCGTTCTATCACTCGTTGGTTCCGTGACGGTGAGGGTGGACTTAAAGGGATCTTTGAGGCTCCTTTGATCGTGGGAACTGTCGGCGGTGTGACGACTCTTCATCCAACGGCGATGATGTGCATGAAGATGCTTGGAACGACTTCAGCAAATGAACTTTCTCGCGTGATTGCAGCCGTCGGCCTGGTACAAAACTTGGGAGCTTTGAAAGCTTTAACAACCGTGGGAATCATCGAAGGTCACATGAAACTTCACACAAAGAATTTAGCTTTGGGTGCGGGAGCTGAAGAAAAAGAAATTCCTCTGGTGCAAAAGAAATTAGAAGAGATCTTGGCTGTTCGTAAGCGTATTTCTTTAAGCAACGCGATTGACGTTCTTAAAGAGCTTCGTTCGTCGCAAAGAGCTTCTTCGACGCCGCAACATCACTCTTAAGGGTGCGGCCATGTCTTTGGTCTATTCGGTTCCAGGAAAAACATTTCTAGCTGGTGAATACCTGGCCCTTCACGGAGGGCCGGCACTGGTTTTTCTTTCTCAACCTTGTTTTGAACTGGAAGTGACTAAAGGTGCAGGTGGTAAAGGAACGATTCACAAGGAATCTCCGGCGGGCCGCTTTATGCAAAAGCATGAAGATTATTTTCTGCAATTTGATTTGAACTTTAAAGATGCCTACGCGGGTCGTGGAGGCTTTGGGGCTTCAACGGCGCAGTTTTTAGGTGTGTATGCTTTGTGGCTTCATAAAGAAGCTTATCATCAAGATATGGAAAAGATCTTGGACTTTAAACATCTCTTGGAAGCGTACTACGACGTCGCTTGGAATGGTGTGGGTCGCAGACCGAGTGGTGCGGATCTCGTTGGACAGCTTAAAGGAGCATTGACGTTTTTTGATAAACGCCAAGGTTTGATCTCGGTTAAAAGTTGGCCGTTTGAGGATTTAGAGTTTTTCTTAATCCACACAGGTAACAAAGTCGCAACTCACGAACATCTTAAAAAATTATCTGACTTTGACAGCAGCACTTTAGAGAAAAGTTTTACGTTCATCCGTGATTCTTTCGACAAACAACAAAGTGAATTGTTCGTCGAGGGTGTGAATTCCTATGCGGCAGCCTTAAAAGATTTGGGATTCACGTGTGATGAAACTTTGCAGCTTTTAGAAAAGCTTAAAGATTTAGACGATGTCAAAGCCGTTAAAGGCTGTGGAGCTTTAGGGGCGGATGTCGTTCTTGCCGTGACGACAAAGGGTGAACATCAAGCTCTTCACGATTACTGCTCTCAGCATTCTCTTTCTATTCTTTCTTCTTCTGGAAAAATTTCTTCAGGACTTCAGGTTCGAGGCTCGTTATGAATCAAGTTTTAGTTTCTGCTCCGTCAAATATTGCTCTTATTAAGTACATGGGGAAAATCGAAGGCACAGGAAATAAGCCGACCAATGCGTCTTTGTCTTATACTCTTGAGAACCTGAGGACTTTTGTGCGTTTGACGGAAATTGAAGGCAACCAAGATCAATGGAAGCCTTTGGTTCGCGAGGATCTTGAAAAAATCGAGCTTTCTGAAAAAGGGCAGCAACGCTTTATCAAGCACTTGCAAAGTTTGAAATCTAAATGGGGCGTTACTCAAAGTTTCTTGATTGAGTCTGCAAATAACTTTCCTTCAGACTGTGGTCTTGCTAGTTCCGCTTCTAGTTTTGCAGCACTCACGTTGGCAGCGTCTGAAATGTTTCAAAGAATCCATCCTCAACCCTGGGGAGATGACAAAAAAGTTTTATCTGAGCTTTCCCGTCAAGGGTCAGGCTCTTCTTGCCGTTCTTTGTACAGCCCATGGGCTTTATGGAAAGAAGAATACGCTCAACCGATGAATCTTCCTATCACGCATATGCATCACATGGTGGTTGTGGTGGAAGCCTCTAAAAAAGAGGTCTCAAGTTCAGAGGCACACAAGCTTGTAACAACAAGTCCAAGATTCCACGGGCGTCCCGAGCGTGCGGAACTTCGTTTGGCGGATTTATCTCAAGCTTTGCAGTTTAACGACTGGCACATGGCCCGCCAAATTGTGTGGGATGAGTTCATCGATATGCACCGTTTGTTTGAAACAAGTCAGCCTGCGTTTAGCTATATGACCGACGCTTCAAAAGCCGTCCTGGAAGACTGTCAAAAATTCTGGAATAGATGGCAGGATGGTCCGCTTGTGACAATGGATGCAGGTGCCAATGTACACATGCTTTTCAGATACGATCAAAAGAAAACTTTTGAAGAGTACCGCGAGCATTTTAAAAAGAATTTTAAGATTTTAGCTTTTGAAGGTGTTAAAGAAAATGTCCATTAACTTCACCTGCAAAGCTTTTGGAAAGTGGATTCTAGCCGGGGAGCATGCGGTTTTGCGTGGCATCCCTGCATTGGTTTTTCCCATTCAATCGCGCAACCTAGAGCTTAGTTATTCCCAGGGCGAAAATCCTTTAGAACTTCGTTTGATTGGTGATCACGGTAAAGATCTGCAATTGCTCGTCTGGGGTGTTTTAGAAAAAGCCTGTGAATTAAAAAAAATCTCTCGCAGCGATCTTAAAGGAACTTTGCTTCTTGAGTCTTCAATTCCTGTAGGTGCGGGCATGGGAGCTTCGGCGGCATTGTGTGTCGCTTTGACTCGCTGGTTGGGTTTTTTAGGTTACGTGAAAGAAGAAGAGTACTACGAGTTCGCTCGCACTTTAGAAAATCTTTTTCACGGCGAAAGCAGCGGTGTTGATATCGCCGTGGCACTTTCTGGCGAAGGTCTTTACTTTATCCGCAATGGTGAACGCAAACCTTTGCAAACGGCGTGGAAACCTCATTGGTACATCTCTTACTCCGGCAAAAGGGGTGTCACCGTCGATGCTGTGAACAAGGTGAAGGACTTGCTTCTTAAAAATCCAAGCCTTGGTGAAAAGATCGACGCAAAAATGGGTAAAGCCGTTGAAATTGCGGAGCGCGCCCTAAAAATGGACGCCAAAGAAGGTCTTCCAGTCTTGGCAGAGGCCATTGATCTAGCCGGTCAGTGTTTTGACCAATGGAGCCTTAACGAAGGTGCTCCAGCAAAACATATCGAGTGGCTTCGTGAACACGGCGCCTTGGCCGTGAAACCAACAGGTTCCGGCGGTGGCGGTTATGTGTTGTCACTTTGGGACCGCGAACCTGCCGCTGAAGTTTTAGAAAAACTCATCCCTTGTTAAGAAAAAAGGTACCTGGTACCTTTTTCTTATGATCAGAGAAATCCAAAAAGACATTCGTAAATCTGCCGATGCGACTCGTGCCAAAAATCTAAAAAGATTTTTTAAGACGGATCCGGGTGAGTATGGAGAAGGCGATGTCTTTATTGGACTCACAGTTCCTCAGTCACGAGCCTTTGCAAAAAAATATTTTGAAACTCCTCTTAAAGATCTTGAGGTTCTTTTAAAATCTGAAATTCATGAAGAGCGTTTGATTGCTTTGATCATTTTATCCAATCGTTTTGCAAAATCTGACGAGCGTGAGAAGTTTCAGATCTACAAACTTTATTTGAAGAACACAAAATACATAAACAATTGGGATCTCGTTGATACATCTGCTGAATACATTGTCGGCGGTTATCTCTATGACAAAGATCGAAAAGTTCTGCAACAACTCGCTAAATCCAAAAGTCTGTGGGAACGTCGAATTGCGATGCTTTCGACTTTTCATTTTATCAAGAAGGGCGAATACCAAGATACCCTTCGTATTGCCAGGATTCTTTTAAAAGACGAGCACGACCTTATTCACAAAGCGAGTGGTTGGATGCTAAGAGAAATGGGAAAACGTGTGAGTGAAAAGGAACTCCGGGGATTTCTTGAGAAATACGCTTCTAAGATGCCTAGGACCATGCTTCGCTACGCCATCGAAAAATTTTCTCCCAAAGACCGTCGGTATTATTTGGATTTGAAATAGCTGTCCTCAAAATCTCTGTGCGTCATCCGTATTTTTGGTGACACTCTATAACCCCTGCAATAGGTCTCCATCTTAAGAGGGAGGGAGTATGAGGGGACTCTTTTTTATTCTATTGTGGAGTGTGCAATCTTTTGCGCTAACAAATGCGATTCCTGCGGAAACACCGGAATTAGAATCGGCTGTGTTTTACAGCGCGACTTCTTATGATCCAGAAGCTAAAGAAGAAATGCCTGGTTACTGCAACGGTAATCTGGTTTCGAATCGTGTGATGGTGACCGCCGCTCACTGTGTTTTTATTGCAGAAGCTTTGAAGTCCCGCGAGATTGATCTTCAAGTGGGCGAGTACCGTTACGTGAAAACACCAGCAGGCGAAACACGTCGCATCGGTTATGCTCCTGTTCTTCGTGAAAAAGTAAACGCGCAGTTTTTCTTTACTCAAGACCTTAAACGTCGTTTGGATTCATCAGGTGTTCGTCTAAGAATTGGCCCCTCAGAAGATGTGGCTGTCGTAGTGTTTGATAAACCGTTGTCGCTCAAAGAAAACTTCCGTTTCACGCAAATCGCTTCAGCAAAAGACCTAGCCGGAGTTCTGCCTCAGGTTTTAAATTATTGGCCCACAGTCGTGACGATCAATCCCTTCGAGGAGATTTCAACGAACGATACAAAAAGAATGGCGAAGTTAGATAACCTCACAAAGGGTTCGGGTAATTTAGAATCAAAATCAAAAGCCCGTGTTCAAGCTGGCGACAGCGGTGCGCCTCTGTTCGTAAGAATTGGAACTGAATGGAAACAACTCGGCGTCGTAAAAGGCCGCGCTGAAACACTGTTTTCCAATTGGGATGTCTACGGACTTTTAGATCAAAAGATGTGCGATATCGCAAAGCAAGTCTCTGATGCTGAAACCAAAGCACTGCTTTGCAAATAGTTACTTCTGAAAGGAAGCGTAACTGAACAGGGCAATGCTCGCAGCCACTGTCGCGTTCAAAGATTCAACGCCTTGAGTGTGGACTGAAAGTCTTTTAAGACCTTTAAGTCCACTAAAGCCAGGGCCCTCTTCGCCAATAGCCAGGCGCACATTCTTCGGCCATTTGAAAGTCGCGACATTTTCGCCTTTCATATCGAGAGCAAAAATCTCTTCATTGTTGCTCGCTACAAAATCAGCAAACTTTCCGGTTTTCACCAAAGGCAATTTCAACAAAGCACCTGCTGAAGCCTTAATAGCTTTTGGATGGTAGGGGTTGCAGCTTTCTTCCGTCAAAATCATTTTGCTCGCACCAAACGCCAGTGCCGAACGAGCCAAAGCGCCCAGATTGGAAGGATCTCCCAAAGGAGAAACCACTTCCAAGCCCTGAGTACTTGCAGAAGTTAAGGGTTCAATCTCTTTAGGCTCAAGCACTAAAAGATTGTAGTGAGTGCCGACAACATCGATTTCGTTAAAAA
This region of Bdellovibrio sp. BCCA genomic DNA includes:
- the rpmI gene encoding 50S ribosomal protein L35, yielding MKMRTHSGAKKRLKVLSSGKVKKKSTRMRHLNSHMSSKTKRQLGKTSYVEDANMLQVRRCLVF
- the rplT gene encoding 50S ribosomal protein L20 → MARVKSGKTNRARHKKVLKRAKGYYSAGSRAYIHAVEKNDRGMAYAYRDRKVNKRNFRTLWNQRINAAARLNGTTYSRLIGGLIKAGIQVDRKILADLAINDAAAFTALCKHALA
- the fni gene encoding type 2 isopentenyl-diphosphate Delta-isomerase, whose protein sequence is MSESNSQFEQRKRDHIRIALDPRSQTDGQNGLDSIELIHEALPEMDFKEVDISTSFVFNGDAIPLSSPIFISSMTAGHEKGREINEALARLSDRRQILMGVGSQRRELEDSNAAEEWARVRKQAPKAKLLGNIGIAQLIKSPIDKVRRLVDSTEAVALFVHLNPLQEVLQPEGTRDFKNGLNAIENLVKMVNVPVVVKEVGCGFSKETLKRLEGTGIFAVDVSGKGGTHWGRVEGYRSQESEMLYKVAQTFSNWGISTVQSILNAKEARVPYEIWASGGVRNGLEIGKLCALGAAKVGVAKPFLEAALNGDGALEELLNKLELELKITMFCTGSRTLKDLQTKRVTQ
- a CDS encoding hydroxymethylglutaryl-CoA reductase, degradative, giving the protein MTKQLHDIFKGFSKLSREERLKALMEVGVLHDSDVDYIAKGGLRDTALGEKFIENVIGYFQLPLGVATNFRIDGKDFVIPMAVEETSIVAAVCKSAKWIRESGSITTEVVGTEIIGQIQCAKIKDYATFETQILAQKNYLIEISNREVAFGLVRRGGGVRDIQVRRVPRGDGTDMAVVHVLMDPCDAMGANIMNQVCEYLKEPIETFTGEKVTMCILSNLVDSKITRAIVHITDIDPELAEKIEEASLFAQQDPYRAATNNKGVLNGIDPILIATGNDWRAVEAGIHAYAARDGQYRSITRWFRDGEGGLKGIFEAPLIVGTVGGVTTLHPTAMMCMKMLGTTSANELSRVIAAVGLVQNLGALKALTTVGIIEGHMKLHTKNLALGAGAEEKEIPLVQKKLEEILAVRKRISLSNAIDVLKELRSSQRASSTPQHHS
- a CDS encoding diphosphomevalonate/mevalonate 3,5-bisphosphate decarboxylase family protein; the encoded protein is MNQVLVSAPSNIALIKYMGKIEGTGNKPTNASLSYTLENLRTFVRLTEIEGNQDQWKPLVREDLEKIELSEKGQQRFIKHLQSLKSKWGVTQSFLIESANNFPSDCGLASSASSFAALTLAASEMFQRIHPQPWGDDKKVLSELSRQGSGSSCRSLYSPWALWKEEYAQPMNLPITHMHHMVVVVEASKKEVSSSEAHKLVTTSPRFHGRPERAELRLADLSQALQFNDWHMARQIVWDEFIDMHRLFETSQPAFSYMTDASKAVLEDCQKFWNRWQDGPLVTMDAGANVHMLFRYDQKKTFEEYREHFKKNFKILAFEGVKENVH
- a CDS encoding mevalonate kinase family protein, which gives rise to MSINFTCKAFGKWILAGEHAVLRGIPALVFPIQSRNLELSYSQGENPLELRLIGDHGKDLQLLVWGVLEKACELKKISRSDLKGTLLLESSIPVGAGMGASAALCVALTRWLGFLGYVKEEEYYEFARTLENLFHGESSGVDIAVALSGEGLYFIRNGERKPLQTAWKPHWYISYSGKRGVTVDAVNKVKDLLLKNPSLGEKIDAKMGKAVEIAERALKMDAKEGLPVLAEAIDLAGQCFDQWSLNEGAPAKHIEWLREHGALAVKPTGSGGGGYVLSLWDREPAAEVLEKLIPC
- a CDS encoding DNA alkylation repair protein, whose product is MIREIQKDIRKSADATRAKNLKRFFKTDPGEYGEGDVFIGLTVPQSRAFAKKYFETPLKDLEVLLKSEIHEERLIALIILSNRFAKSDEREKFQIYKLYLKNTKYINNWDLVDTSAEYIVGGYLYDKDRKVLQQLAKSKSLWERRIAMLSTFHFIKKGEYQDTLRIARILLKDEHDLIHKASGWMLREMGKRVSEKELRGFLEKYASKMPRTMLRYAIEKFSPKDRRYYLDLK
- a CDS encoding trypsin-like serine protease, whose product is MRGLFFILLWSVQSFALTNAIPAETPELESAVFYSATSYDPEAKEEMPGYCNGNLVSNRVMVTAAHCVFIAEALKSREIDLQVGEYRYVKTPAGETRRIGYAPVLREKVNAQFFFTQDLKRRLDSSGVRLRIGPSEDVAVVVFDKPLSLKENFRFTQIASAKDLAGVLPQVLNYWPTVVTINPFEEISTNDTKRMAKLDNLTKGSGNLESKSKARVQAGDSGAPLFVRIGTEWKQLGVVKGRAETLFSNWDVYGLLDQKMCDIAKQVSDAETKALLCK
- a CDS encoding TrmH family RNA methyltransferase, which codes for MIEISSKTNDHFRRWADLSSARGIKKHNEFILMGEKLIGEFLENPNFKIKGEIVHEDLKSVTLTAPTLRGQRIPVFKLPKALFNEIDVVGTHYNLLVLEPKEIEPLTSASTQGLEVVSPLGDPSNLGALARSALAFGASKMILTEESCNPYHPKAIKASAGALLKLPLVKTGKFADFVASNNEEIFALDMKGENVATFKWPKNVRLAIGEEGPGFSGLKGLKRLSVHTQGVESLNATVAASIALFSYASFQK